A region from the Brassica napus cultivar Da-Ae chromosome C8, Da-Ae, whole genome shotgun sequence genome encodes:
- the BNAC08G17700D gene encoding uncharacterized protein BNAC08G17700D isoform X2 yields the protein MMVSPASWVLSPSSSSVVFSRRQRLPLVRSAVDGRNEIVPPAQSQIPNKEVTESVSVLKTAAKTRKVAAEEILAAFSAIEKAKVDPSPFLETLGGSESPGRTWMLIFTAEKKLKKGRYFPLTAVQRFDAAGKRIENGVYLGPLGALTFEGKFSWKNRILAFIFEQIRIKIGPLDPIKIGLGKKDAEVEPSNKDPFFIWFYVDEEIAVARGRSGGTAFWCRCRRIAS from the exons ATGATGGTCTCACCAGCTTCATGGGTTTTgtccccatcttcttcttctgtcgTCTTTAGTCGTCGCCAGAGGTTACCTTTGGTGAGATCAGCCGTCGACGGTAGGAACGAGATTGTTCCACCGGCACAGAGTCAAATCCCTAACAAA GAAGTAACGGAGAGCGTGAGTGTGTTAAAAACGGCTGCAAAAACTCGGAAGGTAGCAGCAGAGGAGATTTTAGCTGCTTTCTCTGCTATTGAAAAGGCTAAGGTTGATCCATCACCATTCCTCGAAACACTAGGTGGATCCGAGTCCCCTGGACGAACATGGATGCTCATCTTCACTGCCGAG AAGAAACTGAAGAAAGGTCGTTATTTCCCTCTAACCGCTGTTCAGAGATTTGATGCTGCG GGGAAAAGAATAGAGAACGGGGTGTATCTTGGTCCACTAGGAGCTTTGACCTTTGAAGGAAAGTTTTCATGGAAGAACCGTATCCTAGCCTTCATTTTCGAACAGATACGCATAAAGATTGGACCTTTAGATCCTATAAAGATCGGTTTGGGAAAGAAAGACGCAGAGGTAGAGCCGAGTAACAAAGACCCTTTCTTCATTTGGTTTTACGTCGATGAAGAAATAGCTGTTGCTCGCGGAAGAAGTGGTGGTACAGCTTTCTGGTGTCGTTGTCGCCGCATTGCTTCATAA
- the LOC106359300 gene encoding LOW QUALITY PROTEIN: eukaryotic peptide chain release factor GTP-binding subunit ERF3A (The sequence of the model RefSeq protein was modified relative to this genomic sequence to represent the inferred CDS: deleted 2 bases in 1 codon), with translation MDLEAEIRALQLDSADLKDNVQESAPVPVEKQATEDHDQEILLPVHNPAKAKEKAAQEKAAKEEAEEEAEANKKRHLNAVFIGHVDAGKSTIGGQILFLSGQVDDRQIQKYDEKEAKDESRESWYMAYIMDTNEEERAKGKTVEVGRAHFETESTRFTLLDAPGHKSYVPNMISGASQADIGVLVISARKGEFETGFEKGGQTREHVQLAKTLGVSKLVVVVNKMDDPTVNWSKERYDEIEQKMVPFLKSSSYNTKKDVIFLPISGLIMGVNMDKRMDRNVCPWYSGPSFFEVLDSIEVPPRDNGPFRMPIIDKFKDMGTIVMGKVESGSIKEGDSLIIMPNKEPVKVVAIYCDEDKVKHAGPGENLRVRITGIEDEDILSGFVISSTVKPVPAVTEFVAQLQIIGLPEKAVLTAGYKAILHIHAVVEEYEIMELIGQIDMETREPMKNKGVRFVKNGAGVVCRIQVTNSICVEKFSDFPQLGRFTLRTEGKTVAVGKVTALSGASSSA, from the exons ATGG ATCTTGAGGCTGAGATCCGTGCATTACAGCTTGATTCGGCAG ACCTGAAAGATAATGTGCAAGAATCAGCGCCAGTACCTGTTGAGAAACAAG CTACTGAGGATCATGATCAGGAAATACTCCTTCCAGTGCATAACCCAGCTAAAG cTAAAGAGAAGGCGGCCCAAGAGAAGGCTGCGAAAGAGGAAGCGGAAGAAGAGGCAGAAGCAAACAAAAAGCGACACTTGAATGCGGTCTTCATTGGGCATGTTG ATGCAGGAAAATCTACAATTGGAGGACAGATTCTATTTCTCAGCGGTCAGGTGGACGACCGACAAATCCAGAAGTATGATGAGAAGGAAGCAAAAGACGAAAGTAGAGAAAGCTG GTATATGGCATATATAATGGATACAAATGAAGAAGAGAGGGCCAAG GGTAAAACAGTTGAAGTTGGAAGGGCTCATTTTGAAACTGAGAGCACAAGGTTTACCCTTTTGGATGCTCCG GGTCACAAGAGTTATGTACCCAATATGATTAGTGGAGCATCTCAGGCGGACATTGGCGTGCTG GTGATTTCGGCTCGTAAAGGTGAATTTGAAACAGGATTTGAGAAGGGTGGGCAGACACGTGAACATGTCCAACTCGCAAAAACACTGGGCGTGTCGAAGCTGGTTGTTGTGGTGAACAAAATGGACGATCCAACTGTGAACTGGTCGAAAGAGAG GTACGATGAAATAGAACAAAAAATGGTACCATTTCTTAAATCCTCTAGCTACAACACCAAGAAAG ATGTTATCTTCTTGCCTATATCCGGTCTAATAATGGGGGTTAATATGGATAAGAGGATGGATCGAAACGTTTGTCCATGGTACAGTGGCCCTAGCTTTTTCGAAGTACTTGATTCTATTGAAGTTCCACCACGAGATAATGGTCCATTCAG GATGCCTATTATAGATAAATTTAAAGACATGGGAACTATTGTTATGGGAAAAGTAGAATCTGGCAGCATTAAGGAGGGTGATTCCTTGATTATTATGCCAAACAAG GAGCCCGTGAAAGTTGTTGCTATATATTGCGACGAAGATAAAGTTAAGCATGCTGGACCTGGTGAGAATTTGAGAGTCCGCATAACTGGCATCGAAGATGAGGATATACTTTCAGGTTTTGTTATATCCAGCACGG tAAAACCTGTACCTGCTGTTACTGAGTTTGTTGCACAACTACAAATCATTGGGCTGCCTGAAAAG GCTGTTCTCACAGCTGGTTACAAGGCTATTCTGCACATTCATGCGGTTGTTGAGGAATATGAGATCATGGAATTGATAGGCCAAATCGAT ATGGAGACGAGGGAGCCCATGAAAAATAAAGGAGTTCGGTTTGTGAAGAACGGTGCTGGTGTGGTCTGCCGTATACAG GTTACCAATTCAATCTGTGTTGAAAAATTCTCAGATTTCCCTCAGCTAGGAAGATTCACTCTACGAACTGAAG GGAAAACAGTAGCTGTTGGGAAGGTGACTGCGCTCTCAGGTGCTTCCTCAAGCGCttga
- the BNAC08G17700D gene encoding uncharacterized protein BNAC08G17700D isoform X1 produces MMVSPASWVLSPSSSSVVFSRRQRLPLVRSAVDGRNEIVPPAQSQIPNKEVTESVSVLKTAAKTRKVAAEEILAAFSAIEKAKVDPSPFLETLGGSESPGRTWMLIFTAEKKLKKGRYFPLTAVQRFDAALFFILILNQGKRIENGVYLGPLGALTFEGKFSWKNRILAFIFEQIRIKIGPLDPIKIGLGKKDAEVEPSNKDPFFIWFYVDEEIAVARGRSGGTAFWCRCRRIAS; encoded by the exons ATGATGGTCTCACCAGCTTCATGGGTTTTgtccccatcttcttcttctgtcgTCTTTAGTCGTCGCCAGAGGTTACCTTTGGTGAGATCAGCCGTCGACGGTAGGAACGAGATTGTTCCACCGGCACAGAGTCAAATCCCTAACAAA GAAGTAACGGAGAGCGTGAGTGTGTTAAAAACGGCTGCAAAAACTCGGAAGGTAGCAGCAGAGGAGATTTTAGCTGCTTTCTCTGCTATTGAAAAGGCTAAGGTTGATCCATCACCATTCCTCGAAACACTAGGTGGATCCGAGTCCCCTGGACGAACATGGATGCTCATCTTCACTGCCGAG AAGAAACTGAAGAAAGGTCGTTATTTCCCTCTAACCGCTGTTCAGAGATTTGATGCTGCG ttgttttttattttaatcttgAATCAGGGGAAAAGAATAGAGAACGGGGTGTATCTTGGTCCACTAGGAGCTTTGACCTTTGAAGGAAAGTTTTCATGGAAGAACCGTATCCTAGCCTTCATTTTCGAACAGATACGCATAAAGATTGGACCTTTAGATCCTATAAAGATCGGTTTGGGAAAGAAAGACGCAGAGGTAGAGCCGAGTAACAAAGACCCTTTCTTCATTTGGTTTTACGTCGATGAAGAAATAGCTGTTGCTCGCGGAAGAAGTGGTGGTACAGCTTTCTGGTGTCGTTGTCGCCGCATTGCTTCATAA
- the LOC106383756 gene encoding uncharacterized protein LOC106383756 translates to MEPTGDSPDSSDRKTGKKIAASSATVKPNGKSIVSSAIVKTDVSSTIPVKPNVATALSSAHVDQVMFFRDVSFSPREAELRFFLIHFWEARNPLTKTLIGEEMLLIDEEGTVIQVFVPAGRVGTFDLTDGVVYKLSNFFGSRRKVQYRVADHIATVSFTWNYVLSVLENPPVPIPEDRFRFHGYEEFKANCDSKGDLYDYVGHMKLVNGQTISDHIVLDEVDISEKRHLCVHWTSAEALYIWDKAASDFCQKFKSYGGTPSVLLVTTVNPKHIGGTLALTTMSSSRVFMDADAQPSKDYLEWLSSNSDNANRVAAEVFTKPETVTLGEISSYIKREDSKVAWFECTATIDDVVQGSAWYYISCDGCTSQRSLFMMRVSKQFFVVLGDAGKELTGKHASELVASYFEPNAGVDADHCVPVLQALLDAIGQKRIFIVKVSDHNMTYKTQTLTVTKILPPEAPQPIEHLEEKANPSRGFEDAAGNMVRKASERLESGEPSALRVAKSASDYSLTQ, encoded by the exons ATGGAACCCACCGGCGACTCCCCCGACTCCAGTGACCGCAAGACCGGCAAGAAGATCGCCGCCTCCTCTGCTACTGTGAAACCAAATGGGAAGTCCATTGTTTCCTCGGCGATTGTGAAGACTGATGTTTCATCTACCATTCCGGTGAAACCAAACGTTGCTACCGCTCTCTCCTCCGCGCATGTAGACCAAGTCATGTTCTTCCGAGATGTTTCATTCAGCCCACGTGAAGCGGAGTTGAGGTTTTTTCTGATTCACTTCTGGGAGGCTCGAAATCCACTCACGAAAACCCTCATTGGAGAAGAGATGCTCCTTATCGATGAAGAG GGGACTGTtattcaagtttttgttccagCCGGACGGGTCGGGACCTTTGATCTAACAGATGGAGTCGTGTATAAGCTGAGCAACTTCTTCGGGTCCAGAAGGAAAGTTCAATATCGGGTTGCTGATCATATCGCCACCGTCTCATTCACCTGGAATTATGTTTTATCGGTTCTTGAGAACCCTCCGGTCCCAATTCCAGAGGATAGGTTCAGGTTCCACGGCTATGAGGAGTTTAAGGCCAACTGTGACTCTAAGGGTGACCTTTATG ATTATGTTGGCCatatgaagctggtgaatgggcaGACTATCTCTGACCATATTGTTCTTGACGAGGTTGATATCTCAGAGAAGCGGCATCTATGTGTTCAT TGGACCAGTGCTGAAGCTCTCTACATATGGGACAAGGCTGCATCCGACTTCTGCCAGAAATTCAAATCTTATGGAGGCACCCCAAGCGTTCTGTTAGTCACCACTGTGAACCCCAAACACATTGGAG GAACACTTGCTCTCACTACAATGTCATCATCTCGAGTGTTCATGGATGCTGATGCCCAGCCTAGCAAAGATTATCTTGAATG GTTGAGCTCTAACTCTGACAATGCTAATAGGGTTGCTGCTGAGGTCTTCACTAAGCCTGAGACAGTGACTCTAGGGGAGATATCCTCTTACATCAAGCGGGAAGATTCTAAG GTTGCTTGGTTTGAATGCACAGCAACTATCGATGATGTAGTCCAGGGTTCTGCCTGGTATTACATTTCTTGCGATGGAT GTACCTCACAAAGATCTTTGTTTATGATGAGAGTGAGCAAGCAGTTTTTTGTTGTACTTGGTGATGCTGGCAAAGAGCTGACCGGGAAGCATGCGTCAGAATTAGTTGCCAGTTACTTTGAG CCCAATGCTGGTGTGGATGCTGACCATTGCGTGCCGGTGCTGCAAGCTCTACTTGATGCAATAGGGCAGAAGCGCATATTCATTGTGAAGGTTTCCGACCATAACATGACATACAAGACTCAAACCCTGACTGTCACCAAGATACTCCCGCCAGAAGCTCCACAGCCCATAGAACACTTGGAAGAAAAGGCTAATCCTTCAAGAGGCTTCGAAGATGCTGCGGGTAATATGGTTAGAAAAGCATCTGAGCGTCTTGAGTCAGGAGAGCCAAGCGCCCTAAGAGTGGCTAAATCAGCTTCAGACTACTCTCTTACACAGTGA